CTGCTGGTCCTGGGCGGACAGCGCGGCCACGGCGGCGATGTCGGACTTCTCGTCGATCGGGCGGGCGGTCGCGAGGAGGTCCTCGGAGACCGCGGCGACGGCCGCGTCGATGCCCTTCTTCAGCAGCGCCGGGGAGGCACCCGCGGCGACGTTCTTCAGGCCCTCGCGCACCAGCGCCTGGGCGAGCACGGTGGCGGTGGTCGTACCGTCACCCGCGATGTCGTTGGTCTTGGTCGCCACCTCCTTCACCAGCTGCGCGCCGAGGTTCTCGTACGGGTCCTCGACCTCGACCTCGCGGGCGATGGTGACGCCGTCGTTGGTGATGGTGGGAGCGCCGAACTTCTTGTCGATGACGACGTTGCGGCCCTTGGGGCCGATCGTCACCTTGACCGTGTCGGCAAGCTTGTTGACGCCGCGCTCGAGGGCGCGACGGGCGTCCTCGTCGAACTTCAGGATCTTCGCCATGGGAGCGGTTCAGCCCTCTCGGAAAATGTGGGTGAAACGAACTGCGCCCCAGACGCCCGGCTTCATAAGGTGGCGGGAGACCGGGGCGCAGCTCACAAGCAAAAAGCGGTGAATTACTTCTCGATGACCGCGAGCACGTCGCGGGACGAGAGGACGAGGTACTCCTCGCCGTTGTACTTCACTTCGGTGCCGCCGTACTTGCTGTACAGCACGATGTCGCCGACCTTCACGTCGAGCGGCAGGCGCTCGCCGTTCTCGAAGCGGCCCGGGCCCACGGCGAGGATGACGCCCTCCTGGGGCTTCTCCTTCGCGGTGTCCGGGATGACCAGGCCAGAGGCCGTGGTCTGCTCGGCGTCGAGCGGCTGGACCACGATGCGGTCCTCGAGCGGCTTGATGGCAACCTTGGAGCTGGCGGTCGTCACGATCCGACCTCCCCCTTCGGAGATCTCACGGGGTTAACTGTCTGAGGTGGCGACCAGGTCGATCCGTCGTCGCGGGTGCCGGACCTGCCCGTCGCTGTGTTGGCACTCTCACCTGCGGAGTGCCAGAGCCGAGACTATGACCACGGTTAGCACTCGGTCAAGCGGAGTGCCAATTCGCTGCGCTGGCGTGCCGGGTTCTGGTGCGGGTGGGTGGGGGTGAGCGTCCCGGGGGCTGCGCCCCCGGACCCCCATCGGCCTGCGGCCTCGTCCTCAAACGCCGGACGGGCTGAGTGGCTACAGGTAGTCCTCCAAGCTCGCCACCGTCAGGCCCCGTTGTTCGATCTCCCTCAGCACCGCCGTCGTCCGGTCCGTCAGGCTCGCCCCCGTCGCCTCGTCCGACGCCACCGACACGATGTCCCCCGCCCGCAGCGGACGCTCCAGGGCACGGCCCTCCACCGCGACGCTCCACAGCACGAGTGCCGCCAGGCCGCAGTCGGTCGCCGCTCGGCGGGTCGTGGTGTCGTACGTCCCGTAGGGGGGCCGGAACAGGCGCGGGCGGATGCCGAAGCGGGCGTGCAGTTTCTCCTGCTGGCCGCAGATCTCGGCGCGCTGGCCGGCGTAGGGCAGGCCGCGCAGGGCGGGGTGGTCGAGGGTGTGGTTCTGGATGCTCGCGCCGACCGACTGGAGGCGCGCGAAGTGGCCGTACCCGGGTCCGGCGACGGTGTTCGTGAGGAACAGGCTGACCGGGAGCCGCAGTTCGCGGACCAGGTCGACGAACCGCGGGTCCCTCTCGGCGCCGTCGTCGTAGGTGAGGAAGACGACCTTGTCGGACGTCGGCACCCGCTTCACCACCGGCAGGGGGCCGTCCGGGTCCACCGCGACCGGGCGATACGGCCGGCGCGGGGGCGCGGGCAGCGGGGCGGTGAGGCCCCAGTGGCGGTACGGCCGTCCGTCCGCGCCGGCCGGGCCGTTCGACCCCACTCGCTGGGCGGCCTTGCGGCCCAGCCGTTCGATGGGGTCGACGGACTGGGCGCAGCCGGTGAGCAGTGCGGCCGCCAGTCCCGCGGCGACCAGTGCCCGAGGTCTCACAGGTAGTCCTCCAGGCGCGCGACGGCGTACCCCTCGGCCGTGACCTCGTCCAGGAAGCGGCGGACCATGTCGGGCATGGTGCCCTTCCAGTCCCCCCGGCCCCGGAAGTGGCTGAGCACGATGTCACCGGGGTGGATCCGCTGGTCGGTCTCGCGGTACTCCCAGTGGTCGACGAAGACCTCCTCGTTCCAGATCGGCGCGTACCGCACCCCGCAGGACTTCGCGGCTCGCAGGGTGTCCTCGTTGTAGTTGCCGTACGGCGGGCGGAAGAGCAGGGGCCGGGTGCCGTAGCGCTTCTCGATGACGTCCTGCATCCCGCAGATCTCGTGCTTCTGGCGGGCGTACGACAGCGCGGGCAGGTAGGGGTGGTGGAGGGTGTGGTTGTTCAGAACGACCCCCCGGTCCCGCATGCTCGCGAAGTAGCCGTAGTCGCCCTTGATCAGGTAGTCGCTGAGGAAGGCGGTGTACGGGACCTTCAGTTCGCTCATCATCCGCAGGAACGCGGGGTCCTTCTCGGCGCCGTCGTCGATGGTCAGGAAGACGATCTTCCGGTCGGTGGGGATCGTGGTGAAGACCGGCGGGAGTCCGTTCTCCTCGTGGCCGTCGACCTCGAAGCCGTGGCGGGTGGTGATGCGGGGCTTCTGCGCGGGGGCGGGCGGGGCCACGAGCGGGGTCCGCTTCAGCCCCCAGCGCCGGGCGGCGGTGATCCGGGCGCGCTCGGCGCGGAGTGCGGCGGCCCGGATGCGGGTCTTGTCGGCCTGGAGGTCGGCCGCGAAGTCGACGGCCGGGGCCGGGGGCGCCTTCAGGGGCTGCCCTGCCCGGATCCCGGCGGCCCGCGGGGACCGTGTGTCGGTTCCGTCCTGCCCGGCACAGCCGGAGACAAGGGCGGCTACGGCCAGGAGGACGAGCCCACTGCGGAACGACACCACAAAAGCACTGTTTTTATACTTTTGTCCTACTGTTCCCATGAGGCGGGATCCTCGCAGGTCACACCCCTGATCCCGGGTCGACACCGCCACCGGAAGCGCGCCGTCCACCGACTGGCCCACAATGACCCGGTGAACGACCTCGCCCCGCTCCTCACCCCCGAGGGCCGCGCCCTCCTCGACACCGTGCGCGGCACCGCCCCCGCGGACGAACTCGCCGTCGCCACCCGGCTGCGCCGCGAGCATCCCGCCGAACTGGTCTCCGCCGCGCTCGGCCAGGCCCGGCTGCGGCAGCGGGCGGTGGCGAAGTTCGGGGCCGAGGACGCGGGGCGGATGTTCTTCACGCCGAACGGGGTGGAGCAGTCGACGCGGGCGAGTGTCGCCGCGTACCGGGCGGAGCGCTTCCGGGCGCTGGGGGTGCGGTCCGTCGCCGACCTGTGCTGCGGGATCGGCGGTGACGCGATCGCGCTGGCCCGGGCCGGGATCCGGGTCCTCGCGGTGGACCGGGACCCGCTCACGGCGGCGGCCGCTCGGGCGAACGCGGACGCGCTGGGACTCGCCGACCTGATCGACGTACGGGAGGCGGACGTCACGGAGGTCGACACGGGCTCGTACGACGCCGTGTTCGTGGACCCGGCCAGGCGCTCCACGAAACGCGGGCGCATCTTCGACCCGGAGGCCTACTCACCGCCGCTCTCCTGGGCCGTCCAGGCGGCCCTCGGGGCCCCGCACGCGGCGCTGAAGGTGGCGCCCGGCATCCCGCACGAGGCGGTCCCCGCGCAGGCGGAGGCCGAGTGGATCTCGGACGGCGGGGACGTGAAGGAGGCGGTGCTGTGGTTCGGCACCGGGCCGGGTGAGGTACGGGCGACGCTGCTGCCGGGACCGCGGACCCTGCTCGGCCGGGGGCTGCCCGATCCCGGAGTCCGGCCCGTGGGGCGGTACTTGTACGAGCCCGACGGCGCCGTCATCCGGGCCCATCTGGTGGCCGAGGTGGCCGAGGAACTCGACGGCGGGCTGATCGACCCCACCATCGCCTACGTCACCGCGGACGCGCTGCGCGGGACGCCGTACGCGACCGGGTACGAGATCACCGATCAACTCCCCTTCAACGTCAAGAAGTTGAAGGCGCTGCTGCGGGAGCGGGAGGTCGGCGTCCTGACCGTGAAGAAGCGGGGGTCGGCCGTCGAGCCGGAGGAGCTGCGGCGCAAGGCGCTGCCGAAGCCGCAGGGGCCGCACTCGGCGACCGTGTTCCTGACCCGGGTGGCGGGGGCGCCGACCATGCTGATCGGCGCCCCCGCCCGGGTCTGACCCGCCCGTTACGGGTGCAGGGGCGTCCTGAGCGGCTCCAGGTGCGGGACGGGGCCGGCCGGGGCCGGTCGTGCCGCGGTGACGGAGGCGCCGGTGTCCGCGCCCAGGGCCCGACTCGCCGTCCGGCTGCTCGCGGGCTCGTTGCCGTTGTAGTACGCCGTGTACGTGACCTGGCCGCCGTTCGCGGCCATCGAGGCGCCCGCGGTGTTCAGCGCGCCCGCCGTGACCGAGCCCGTACCGCCGAAGGCGACCGCGGTGTTGATGCTCGCGGACTCACGCAGCAGGTAGCTCGTGACCTCCTTCGACAGGGCCGGACGCGTGGTCCACAGCACGGGGCCGAAGACGTTCATCGCCGAGGCCGCGGACAGACCGTCGCGCCAGGAGCCGGAGTAGGCGAGCGCGACATTGGCCGGCGCGTTCCACCAGAACTTGGCGACGTTCACCGAGAGGGATTCCTTCGTGCTCCCCGTGATCGGGTAGTACGAGGCCGAGGAGGGCCACCGGGAGAACGACGTGTGGGTGAGGGCGTACTTGGCGTCCGCGCCGACCGTGATGACCATGGTCTTGTTCGGGTTGATGCCGTTCAGGTACGACTTCACCGACGAGGACAGCTTCTTGCCGTTGCTCAGGACCAGGCCGCCCGAGCTTCCCGTGCCGTCGGCGCCGGCCGCGGCGGCCGCCGGGAGGGACGCGTAGGCGTCGGTGCCGGAGGCCAGGAAGACGTACTTCGGGGCGGTGGTGATCGTCTTGGCCACGGCCACCGAGGTCGCGAAGCGGTCCGCGCCGGTCAGCCGCTTGGGCGTGAAGCCGAGCGCCTTGACCTGCGAGGTGACGTTGCTGCTGAGGATGCCTGTGTTGCCGACGAGGTAGACGTTCGCGCCCGGCTTCAGCACCCGTTTCAGCTCGGCCTTCACCGCCGCGGACAGCCCGGTCTTCGGGGTCGGCAGGACCGGCCCCTGCTTCTTGCCGGCCAACGCGGGCGCGGTGAGCGCGTACGCCGTGCTGTCCCGGTTGGTGAGCACCGCGGCCTTGGCGTCCATCAGGCCCGGCACGTGCTGCCCCACCTTGTTCCAGGTCCAGCGGGAGCCGGCGATGGTGGTGGTGTAGCTGTCGGAGCCCCAGATGCGGGCGGTGCCGTTCTTGCGCAGCGGCTGCCAGCTGGGGTTGCTGCCCTGCGGGGTGCCCGGGACCGTCGTGACCCCGCCGGTGGCCAGGTCGACGTACGCGGTGGTGTGCACGTCGGTGCTGTCGCCGGTGGTGTGCGCGTCGAAGACGATGCGCTTGCCGGTCGGCGACCAGGACGGGTCGACGGCGTAACCGGGGCCGGTGGTGACCTGCTTGACGCCGGTGCCGTCGGCGTTCGCCGTGAAGACCTGGAGCTTGCCGTCGGTGTCCTTGCGGACGAAGGCCAGCTTGGTGCCGTCGGGCGAGTAGGCGGGCTGCTCGGCGTTGGCCAGCACCCGCTTGACCGTCTTCGCCGACGGGTCGTAGACGTAGATCCCGGCGTTGTCGGAGCAGCCGAGGTTGATCCGGCGTTCGAAGGCAAGCTTGCCGGACGGGCTCGCCGTCGGGTCGGTGTCGCAGACGTTCGCGGGTTCCTGGGCCGCCGTCAGCAGCGGGCGCGGCGCGTAGGCGCCGTCGGAGGGGCCGTAGGCGAGCTGGCCGCCGGTGGAGAAGACCACGTACTGGCCGCCCCACCAGAACGTCAGGTCCTCGTAGACGGCGCTGGAGCGCACGCCCTCGGCCGTGGGCAGGGTGAGCCTGGCACCGCCGCTGGGGCGGATGCTGGTGATGGTCTGGCCGTAGGCGGTGGCGAACCGGCTGCCGTCGGGCGCCCAGGCACCGTCGTCGCCCGAGCCGGTGTTCGGGATCTGGCTCTTCGCCCCGGTGACCGGATCGACGAGCACCGGGCCGTCGGTCAGCAGCCGTCCCTCGGTGCCCGGCCAGGGGCCGGCGTCGTCGGCGGAGGCGCCGGGCGCGGCGGCCACGGTGCCCACCGCGGCGAGAGCCGCCGCGGTCGCGAGCGCCGCGGCACGGCGGCGCATGGACTGTCTCAAGTTGTCGTCCCCCCATGGGATGTCACAGCCCCCGCGCAGGGGGCTGAGTCACTTTAATTCGCAAGGAAACACGAGGGAACCGAGTTACTGGTAAGCACCTGTGCGAATTCAGGTCAAGATCCGCATTCCCGCGCCCGGTCGAGGAGCAGGTCCCGCTCCCGCTCGTTGCGGGTCAGCGCGGCCGCCCGCTCGAACTCGGCCCGGGCCTCCGCCGTACGGCCGAGGCGGGCGAGGAGGTCGCCGCGGACGCTCGGCAGCAAGTGGTAGTCGTGCAGGGCGGGTTCAGCGGTGAGGGCGTCGACGATCTCCAGGGCCGGGGCCGGGCCCTCGGCCATGGAGACGGCGACCGCGCGGTTGAGTTCGACGACCGGGGAGGGGGCGCGGGCGGCGAGCAGGGCGTAGAGGGTGGCGATGGCCCGCCAGTCGGTCTCCTCGTAGGAGTACGCGTGCGCGTGGCAGGCGGCGATGCCGGCCTGGAGGACGTAGGGGCCCGGGGCGCCGGTGGCCGTGGCGTCCGCGCGGGCCAGGGCCTTGATGCCGCGGGCGATGAGCATGCGGTTCCAGCGGCTGCGGTTCTGGTCCTTGAGCAGGACGGGTTCGCCGCGCGGTCCGGTACGGGCCGCCGTCCGGGAGGCCTGGAACTCCAACAGGGCCGCCAGGCCGTGCACTTCGGGTTCCTTGGGCATGAGCGCGGACAGCAGCCGGGCCAGCCGCAGGGCGTCCTCGCACAGGGACGGGCGCAGCCAGTCGTCGCCCGCGGTGGCCGCGTACCCCTCGTTGAAGATCAGGTAGATGACGTCCAGGACCGAACCGAGGCGGGCCTCACGGTCGGGGCCGTAGGGCACCTCGAAGGCGATGTTCTTCGTGGCGAGGGTCCGCTTGGCGCGCACGATCCGCTGGGCGACCGTGGCCTCCGGGACGAGGAAGGCGCGGGCGATCTCGGGGGTGGTGAGGCCGCCGAGCAACCGCAGGGTGAGCGCGGTGCGGGCCTCCGCGGACAGCACCGGGTGACAGGTGGTGAAGACGAGCCTGAGCAGGTCGTCGTCGATGTCCTCGGGGTCGGCGGGCTCCTCCGGCGGGGCGGTCTCCGGCAGGTCCCGGCCGATCTCGGCCAGCTTGCGGGCGTAGTTCTCCCGGCGGCGGACCAGGTCGACGGCCTTGCGGCGCGCGATGGCCATGAGCCAGGCGCCGGGGTTGTCGGGGACGCCGTCGCGGGGCCACTGCTCCAGCGCGGCGACCAGCGCGTCCTGCGCGAGTTCCTCGGCGATGCCGACGTCCCGGACGACCCGGGTGACGCCGGCGATGATCCGGGGGGACTCCAGGCGGAAGACGGTCTCGACGGAGGACCGGGCATCGGTGCGGGAGGGCTGTGAGGTGGTCACAGCCCCCATTCGACACCGTCACGGCCGTACGGCCAAGGAAGGCGATGCGATCCCCGGGCCTCAGCCCTCGACGATCTCCCGCACCTCGCAGGTGACCGTCCAGTGCTCCTCGTGGACCTTCAGGAAGCGCTTGGTCCACTCGATCGCCTCGGCCATGTCCTTGGCCTGCACGATCGCGTACCCGCCGACGACCTCCTTGGCCTCGGTGAAGGGCCCGTCGGTCACCGACAGCTCACCCTTCTCCCAGTGGACCCGGGTCCCCTGCGCGGTCGGCGTCAGCCCGGCGGTGTCCAGCAGCACCCCGGCCTTCGTCATCTCCTCGATCAGCTCGCCCATGCGCTGCATCAGGGCGTCGCTGGGGCCCTCGGCGGGGGCGTTCTGCTCGTCGATCCGGACCATCGACAGGTAACGCGGCATGGTGACTCCTCGGTCGGTGCGGGGCCGGTCCTTCCCGGCCTCTCACCAGTGCGTCGATCGGAAGGGCCCGGGATCGACAGACTCCGCGGATTTCTTCGGAGAATTTTTCCCGGGCCCTCAAGCATGCGCCTGACCTGCTACGACAGCGAGCCGCCGAAGGTCGCCCGGTCGACCGGCGCCCCGACCGTGCGGGGTCCGAAGGTGAACGCCGCGTCCGTCACGATGCCCGTCGGACGTCCCCGCAGCGACCAGACCGCGCCTTCGCCGGCGTTCGCGCCCTCGACACCGTTCTCGCCGGGCGCCCCCGCCGCGAGGTCCGCGTAGCCGTTGCCGTTGATGTCGTGGATGCTGACCGCGCCACCGAACTGGTCGCCCGACTCCGCGGCGCCGGGGACGCCGTCGGTGTCCTGGGTGAAGCCCTGGGAGCCCGTGCCGGTCAGGCCGCCGCGGCCGCCGTAGAGGACGTTGACCATGCCGGCCCCTTGCTTGTCGCCGAGCTTCTCGCCGGGCGAACCGACGGCCACGTC
Above is a window of Streptomyces griseorubiginosus DNA encoding:
- a CDS encoding RNA polymerase sigma factor; its protein translation is MTTSQPSRTDARSSVETVFRLESPRIIAGVTRVVRDVGIAEELAQDALVAALEQWPRDGVPDNPGAWLMAIARRKAVDLVRRRENYARKLAEIGRDLPETAPPEEPADPEDIDDDLLRLVFTTCHPVLSAEARTALTLRLLGGLTTPEIARAFLVPEATVAQRIVRAKRTLATKNIAFEVPYGPDREARLGSVLDVIYLIFNEGYAATAGDDWLRPSLCEDALRLARLLSALMPKEPEVHGLAALLEFQASRTAARTGPRGEPVLLKDQNRSRWNRMLIARGIKALARADATATGAPGPYVLQAGIAACHAHAYSYEETDWRAIATLYALLAARAPSPVVELNRAVAVSMAEGPAPALEIVDALTAEPALHDYHLLPSVRGDLLARLGRTAEARAEFERAAALTRNERERDLLLDRARECGS
- a CDS encoding YciI family protein gives rise to the protein MPRYLSMVRIDEQNAPAEGPSDALMQRMGELIEEMTKAGVLLDTAGLTPTAQGTRVHWEKGELSVTDGPFTEAKEVVGGYAIVQAKDMAEAIEWTKRFLKVHEEHWTVTCEVREIVEG
- the groES gene encoding co-chaperone GroES encodes the protein MTTASSKVAIKPLEDRIVVQPLDAEQTTASGLVIPDTAKEKPQEGVILAVGPGRFENGERLPLDVKVGDIVLYSKYGGTEVKYNGEEYLVLSSRDVLAVIEK
- a CDS encoding THUMP-like domain-containing protein, which translates into the protein MNDLAPLLTPEGRALLDTVRGTAPADELAVATRLRREHPAELVSAALGQARLRQRAVAKFGAEDAGRMFFTPNGVEQSTRASVAAYRAERFRALGVRSVADLCCGIGGDAIALARAGIRVLAVDRDPLTAAAARANADALGLADLIDVREADVTEVDTGSYDAVFVDPARRSTKRGRIFDPEAYSPPLSWAVQAALGAPHAALKVAPGIPHEAVPAQAEAEWISDGGDVKEAVLWFGTGPGEVRATLLPGPRTLLGRGLPDPGVRPVGRYLYEPDGAVIRAHLVAEVAEELDGGLIDPTIAYVTADALRGTPYATGYEITDQLPFNVKKLKALLREREVGVLTVKKRGSAVEPEELRRKALPKPQGPHSATVFLTRVAGAPTMLIGAPARV
- a CDS encoding polysaccharide deacetylase family protein produces the protein MGTVGQKYKNSAFVVSFRSGLVLLAVAALVSGCAGQDGTDTRSPRAAGIRAGQPLKAPPAPAVDFAADLQADKTRIRAAALRAERARITAARRWGLKRTPLVAPPAPAQKPRITTRHGFEVDGHEENGLPPVFTTIPTDRKIVFLTIDDGAEKDPAFLRMMSELKVPYTAFLSDYLIKGDYGYFASMRDRGVVLNNHTLHHPYLPALSYARQKHEICGMQDVIEKRYGTRPLLFRPPYGNYNEDTLRAAKSCGVRYAPIWNEEVFVDHWEYRETDQRIHPGDIVLSHFRGRGDWKGTMPDMVRRFLDEVTAEGYAVARLEDYL
- a CDS encoding cell wall-binding repeat-containing protein, whose product is MRRRAAALATAAALAAVGTVAAAPGASADDAGPWPGTEGRLLTDGPVLVDPVTGAKSQIPNTGSGDDGAWAPDGSRFATAYGQTITSIRPSGGARLTLPTAEGVRSSAVYEDLTFWWGGQYVVFSTGGQLAYGPSDGAYAPRPLLTAAQEPANVCDTDPTASPSGKLAFERRINLGCSDNAGIYVYDPSAKTVKRVLANAEQPAYSPDGTKLAFVRKDTDGKLQVFTANADGTGVKQVTTGPGYAVDPSWSPTGKRIVFDAHTTGDSTDVHTTAYVDLATGGVTTVPGTPQGSNPSWQPLRKNGTARIWGSDSYTTTIAGSRWTWNKVGQHVPGLMDAKAAVLTNRDSTAYALTAPALAGKKQGPVLPTPKTGLSAAVKAELKRVLKPGANVYLVGNTGILSSNVTSQVKALGFTPKRLTGADRFATSVAVAKTITTAPKYVFLASGTDAYASLPAAAAAGADGTGSSGGLVLSNGKKLSSSVKSYLNGINPNKTMVITVGADAKYALTHTSFSRWPSSASYYPITGSTKESLSVNVAKFWWNAPANVALAYSGSWRDGLSAASAMNVFGPVLWTTRPALSKEVTSYLLRESASINTAVAFGGTGSVTAGALNTAGASMAANGGQVTYTAYYNGNEPASSRTASRALGADTGASVTAARPAPAGPVPHLEPLRTPLHP
- a CDS encoding polysaccharide deacetylase family protein, producing MRPRALVAAGLAAALLTGCAQSVDPIERLGRKAAQRVGSNGPAGADGRPYRHWGLTAPLPAPPRRPYRPVAVDPDGPLPVVKRVPTSDKVVFLTYDDGAERDPRFVDLVRELRLPVSLFLTNTVAGPGYGHFARLQSVGASIQNHTLDHPALRGLPYAGQRAEICGQQEKLHARFGIRPRLFRPPYGTYDTTTRRAATDCGLAALVLWSVAVEGRALERPLRAGDIVSVASDEATGASLTDRTTAVLREIEQRGLTVASLEDYL